The Lonchura striata isolate bLonStr1 chromosome Z, bLonStr1.mat, whole genome shotgun sequence genome window below encodes:
- the LOC144248229 gene encoding serine/threonine-protein kinase PAK 3-like, which yields MRDLAWLSPVSWRSLAEDLRVRSHQESKSGILVLQVNRVDFQRSCVHFSAVSRRGSLRPRSSQQTAYTPRGVLLYPLGGIQCAKQQSTAKMFGQVCAAVCTIFTVAYSGYYLTHLTRLSRRLKTGSAIQRAAGPASPAAASCPPAAGTSSSSPAQQPEMREEQGLKTLRSIVSLGEPMKKYRAFEELGRGGFGAVYKALDTSTGQQVAIKIMSLQEKMSEELAVNEILVMRDSRNPNIVSYLDSYLVDAELWLVMEFMDGGTLFDVLRAVYLEEGQIGAVCRECLQGLHFLHSRQVIHRDIKSGNVLVGMDGSVKLADFGLCAQLSPERSKRSSRVGTPSWMAPEVVRGEAYGPKVDIWSLGIMGLEMVEGEAPYERMARVRVFELIETNGPPKLQNPRHHSALLRDFLRCCLQADEDRRWSAQELLQVRKSKGHPFVTSGEPASSLAALVTSAKQVLEDWRGDACA from the exons ATGAGGgacctggcctggctgtcccccgtTTCCTGGCGGTCACTTG CAGAGGACTTGCGGGTGCGGAGTCACCAGGAAAGCAAGTCTGGCATCCTTGTTCTACAGGTGAACCGAGTTGATTTCCAGAGGAGTTGCGTGCACTTTTCCGCCGTCTCACGCA GAGGATCCCTGCGACCAAGGAGTTCTCAGCAGACGGCCTACACCCCGAGAGGAGTCTTGCTTTACCCCTTGGGTGGCATTCAGTGTGCGAAGCAGCAGAGCACGGCCAAAATGTTCGGGCAGGTCTGTGCCGCGGTTTGCACCATCTTTACCGTTGCTTATTCTGGATATTACCTGACCCACCTGACTC ggctcagccgcAGG CTCAAGACAGGCTCTGCCATTCAACGTGCCGCTGGACCGGCATcgcctgcagcagccagctgtCCCCCAGCTGCCGGCACTTcatccagcagcccagcccagcagcccgagatgagagaggagcagggcctgAAGACACTGA GGAGCATTGTGAGTCTGGGCGAGCCAATGAAGAAATACAGGGCATTTGAAGAACTTGGACGAGG GGGCTTTGGAGCTGTTTATAAAGCCCTCGACACCAGCACAGGACAACAG GTGGCCATCAAGATAATGTCTCTTCAGGAGAAGATGTCTGAGGAGCTGGCTGTCAATGAAATCTTGGTgatgagggacagcaggaatccCAATATTGTCAGCTACTTAGACAG ctaccTGGTGGATGCGGagctctggctggtgatggagtTCATGGACGGCGGCACGTTGTTCGATGTGCTCCGGGCAGTGTACCTGGAGGAAGGACAGATAGGCGCCGTCTGTCGGGAG tgcctgcaaggactgcatttccttcattcCCGCCAAGTCATCCACAGGGACATCAAAAGCGGCAACGTTCTCGTGGGCATGGACGgatctgtcaagctgg ctgactttggcctctgcgctcagctcagccctgagcgcAGCAAGCGCAGCTCCAGAGTGGGCACTCCCAGCTGGATGGCCCCGGAAGTGGTGAGAGGAGAAGCCtacggccccaaagtggacatctggtccctggggatCATGGGGCTGGAAATGGTGGAAGGGGAAGCTCCTTATGAGAGGATGGCCCGTGTCAGG GTTTTTGAACTGATAGAAACGAACGGGCCCCCGAAACTGCAGAACCCCAGGCACCACTCGGCTCTCCTGCGCGACTTtctgcgctgctgcctgcaggcagacGAGGACaggcgctggtctgcccaggaactcctgcaggtgagaaaaagcaaaggg CATCCGTTTGTGACCTCAGGCGAgccagcctccagcctggctgctctggtcaCCTCAGCCAAGCAAGTGCTGGAAGACTGGAGAGGAGACGCTTGCGCCTGA
- the LOC144248230 gene encoding serine/threonine-protein kinase PAK 3-like — MRDLAWLSPVSWRSLAEDLRVRSHQESKSGILVLQVNRVDFQRSCVHFSAVSRRGSLRPRSSQQTACTPRGVLLYPLGGIQCAKQQSTAKMFGQVCAAVCTIFTVAYSGYYLTHLTRLSRRLKTGSAIQRAAGPASPAAAGTSSSSPAQQPEMREEQGLKTLRSIVSLGEPMKKYRAFEELGRGGFGAVYKALDTSTGQQVAIKIMSLQEKMSEELAVNEILVMRDSRNPNIVSYLDSYLVDAELWLVMEFMDGGTLFDVLRAVYLEEGQIGAVCRECLQGLHFLHSRQVIHRDIKSGNVLVGMDGSVKLADFGLCAQLSPERSKRSSRVGTPSWMAPEVVRGEAYGPKVDIWSLGIMGLEMVEGEAPYERMARVRVFELIETNGPPKLQNPRHHSALLRDFLRCCLQADQDRRWSAQELLQVRKSKGHPFVTSGEPASSLAALVTSAKQVLEDWRGDACA; from the exons ATGAGGgacctggcctggctgtcccccgtTTCCTGGCGGTCACTTG CAGAGGACTTGCGGGTGCGGAGTCACCAGGAAAGCAAGTCTGGCATCCTTGTTCTACAGGTGAACCGAGTTGATTTCCAGAGGAGTTGCGTGCACTTTTCCGCCGTCTCACGCA GAGGATCCCTGCGACCAAGGAGTTCTCAGCAGACGGCCTGCACCCCGAGAGGAGTCTTGCTTTACCCCTTGGGTGGCATTCAGTGTGCGAAGCAGCAGAGCACGGCCAAAATGTTCGGGCAGGTCTGTGCCGCGGTTTGCACCATCTTTACCGTTGCTTATTCTGGATATTACCTGACCCACCTGACTC ggctcagccgcAGG CTCAAGACAGGCTCTGCCATTCAACGTGCCGCTGGACCGGCATCGCCTGCAGCAGCCGGCACTTcatccagcagcccagcccagcagcccgagatgagagaggagcagggcctgAAGACACTGA GGAGCATTGTGAGTCTGGGCGAGCCAATGAAGAAATACAGGGCATTTGAAGAACTTGGACGAGG GGGCTTTGGAGCTGTTTATAAAGCCCTCGACACCAGCACAGGACAACAG GTGGCCATCAAGATAATGTCTCTTCAGGAGAAGATGTCTGAGGAGCTGGCTGTCAATGAAATCTTGGTgatgagggacagcaggaatccCAATATTGTCAGCTACTTAGACAG ctaccTGGTGGATGCGGagctctggctggtgatggagtTCATGGACGGCGGCACGTTGTTCGATGTGCTCCGGGCAGTGTACCTGGAGGAAGGACAGATTGGCGCCGTCTGTCGGGAG tgcctgcaaggactgcatttccttcattcCCGCCAAGTCATCCACAGGGACATCAAAAGCGGCAACGTTCTCGTGGGCATGGACGgatctgtcaagctgg CTGACTTTGGCCTCTgcgctcagctcagccctgagcgcAGCAAGCGCAGCTCCAGAGTGGGCACTCCCAGCTGGATGGCCCCGGAAGTGGTGAGAGGAGAAGCCtacggccccaaagtggacatctggtccctggggatCATGGGGCTGGAAATGGTGGAAGGGGAAGCTCCTTATGAGAGGATGGCCCGTGTCAGG GTTTTTGAACTGATAGAAACGAACGGGCCCCCGAAACTGCAGAACCCCAGGCACCACTCGGCTCTCCTGCGCGACTTtctgcgctgctgcctgcaggcagacCAGGACaggcgctggtctgcccaggaactcctgcaggtgagaaaaagcaaaggg CATCCGTTTGTGACCTCAGGCGAgccagcctccagcctggctgctctggtcaCCTCAGCCAAGCAAGTGCTGGAAGACTGGAGAGGAGACGCTTGCGCCTGA